One Novosphingobium sp. EMRT-2 DNA segment encodes these proteins:
- a CDS encoding heavy metal-responsive transcriptional regulator produces the protein MTNGLTIGAFAKSVGVRADTIRYYERHGLLADPGRTAAGYRIYDARDVERVRFIRKGKHLGFTLKEIGTLLSLHSSDTARAADVLDITQRKIAEFKSQISDLSQIEAALQRLADECPVNAPATDCPILAHLAALPERQGERED, from the coding sequence ATGACCAACGGCCTTACCATCGGCGCCTTTGCAAAATCTGTCGGCGTGCGAGCCGACACCATCCGCTATTACGAGCGGCATGGCCTGCTCGCCGATCCCGGCCGCACAGCGGCGGGCTATCGCATCTACGATGCGCGTGACGTTGAGCGGGTGCGCTTTATCCGCAAGGGCAAGCATCTTGGCTTCACGCTGAAGGAGATCGGCACGCTGTTGTCGCTGCACAGCTCCGATACCGCGCGCGCCGCAGACGTGCTCGACATAACCCAGCGCAAGATCGCCGAGTTCAAAAGCCAGATCTCTGACCTATCGCAGATCGAGGCGGCGCTACAGCGCCTAGCTGACGAGTGTCCCGTGAATGCGCCGGCGACCGATTGCCCGATTCTCGCACATCTCGCGGCGTTGCCCGAAAGGCAGGGCGAGCGCGAAGATTGA
- a CDS encoding cation diffusion facilitator family transporter, with translation MAHSHADHGHGHDHDHSHTPTITSANERKVLLSFGLIFTFMVVEVVGGLLSGSLALLADAGHMVTDAAALALAYAAFRFGQRGADSKRTFGYLRFEVVAGFVNAVTLFAIVGWIVYEAWERFQEPQPILAGPMFAVAVAGLLVNILVFWILTRGDSEHVNIKGAALHVMGDLLGSVGAVGAAVVIYLTGWTPIDPILSVVVSILVLRSAWKLAAKSLHILLEGAPDGAAPEKIERHLLEQVPGVAAVSHIHVWSITSGRTLATMHIRPKSDAEARVVVRAVERELEHQFEIEHATVAVDWNEEGETCSLAPGNKRDNGHGHDEKHDHSAHGHGTSGTGCSH, from the coding sequence ATGGCCCATTCGCACGCAGATCATGGTCATGGCCACGATCACGATCATTCGCATACGCCGACCATCACCAGCGCCAACGAACGCAAGGTACTTTTGTCGTTCGGTCTGATCTTCACCTTCATGGTGGTCGAAGTGGTTGGCGGGCTGCTTTCTGGTTCGCTCGCCCTGCTGGCGGATGCGGGGCATATGGTGACGGACGCTGCCGCGTTGGCGCTCGCTTACGCGGCCTTTCGTTTTGGTCAGCGCGGAGCCGATTCCAAGCGCACCTTCGGCTATCTGCGGTTCGAGGTGGTTGCGGGTTTCGTCAACGCCGTCACTTTGTTCGCGATCGTAGGCTGGATCGTCTATGAAGCTTGGGAACGCTTTCAGGAGCCGCAGCCGATCCTCGCGGGGCCTATGTTCGCCGTCGCGGTCGCGGGGCTGCTGGTCAATATCCTCGTATTCTGGATTCTGACGCGCGGCGATAGCGAGCACGTCAACATCAAGGGTGCGGCGCTGCACGTCATGGGCGACCTGCTCGGTTCGGTTGGTGCCGTAGGTGCTGCGGTGGTGATCTATTTGACCGGCTGGACGCCGATCGATCCGATCCTGTCGGTTGTCGTCTCCATCCTGGTCTTGCGTAGTGCATGGAAACTGGCCGCCAAGTCGCTTCATATCCTGCTCGAAGGCGCACCCGACGGTGCTGCACCGGAGAAGATCGAGCGTCATCTTCTGGAGCAGGTGCCCGGCGTTGCGGCAGTCAGTCATATCCATGTGTGGTCGATCACGTCGGGCCGCACGCTGGCGACGATGCACATTCGTCCCAAGAGCGACGCTGAGGCCCGCGTGGTCGTGCGTGCGGTCGAGCGCGAGCTGGAGCACCAATTCGAGATTGAGCACGCTACTGTGGCGGTCGACTGGAACGAGGAAGGCGAAACGTGCAGCCTGGCGCCGGGCAACAAGCGGGACAATGGGCATGGACACGACGAGAAGCATGACCATTCCGCTCACGGCCACGGCACGTCAGGAACGGGTTGTTCCCACTAG
- the istA gene encoding IS21 family transposase, giving the protein MTHRRQHTQAVAAAKAGISERSARRIENDPQLPSQKKKERHWRTRADPLEPFWPRVEELLQIDGIIAVTVFETLQDEFGEDAVPDAIRRTLERRIARWRALHGGEKEIFFPQHHEPGRQGLSDFTVCDSLKVTVAGETLAYRLYHFRLAASGWEHAAVVLGGESFAALSEHLQDALWKLGGAPAEHRSDSLSAAYKNLDADAQRDFTRSYDELCRHYGMLATRNNRGEAHENGSIEGPHAHLKRRLDQALRRRGSRDFVSIEAWREFVEAQVARQNRRHAAHIDAERRVLKALPARRTTDFAMVTVDVTRNGTVAIDRVTYSVPSRLVGRRLNAHLFDDRIELFLGPDRVMSTPRVRISHPHRGHSIDFRHMIGNLRRKPGALRNLVYREALFPDHAYRRAWQAFDAQLDGRQACRDAVALLDIAARGDCVDVLARRIDEALDRGRLPDVDALRDEFLPTARSQRDVTIPPPDLHSYNSLIASGEVY; this is encoded by the coding sequence ATGACCCATCGTCGCCAACACACCCAGGCCGTCGCGGCTGCCAAGGCCGGTATCAGCGAGCGCAGCGCACGCCGGATCGAGAACGATCCGCAGCTTCCGTCCCAGAAGAAGAAGGAGCGCCACTGGCGCACCCGCGCCGATCCGCTCGAGCCATTCTGGCCACGCGTCGAGGAGTTGCTCCAGATCGACGGTATCATTGCCGTCACGGTCTTCGAGACGCTCCAGGACGAGTTCGGCGAGGATGCTGTTCCCGATGCGATACGACGAACACTTGAACGCCGGATCGCCCGCTGGCGGGCACTGCACGGCGGCGAGAAGGAGATCTTCTTCCCGCAGCATCATGAGCCCGGTCGGCAGGGCCTGTCGGATTTCACGGTATGCGACAGTCTCAAGGTCACCGTTGCCGGCGAGACCCTGGCCTATCGCCTTTACCACTTCCGCTTGGCGGCGAGTGGCTGGGAGCATGCGGCTGTCGTGCTGGGCGGGGAGAGCTTTGCCGCCCTTTCGGAGCACCTGCAGGATGCCTTGTGGAAGCTGGGCGGCGCGCCGGCCGAACACCGCAGCGATTCCCTGTCAGCCGCCTACAAAAACCTCGACGCCGATGCGCAGCGGGATTTTACCCGAAGCTATGACGAGCTGTGCCGTCATTACGGCATGCTCGCTACCCGCAACAACCGCGGCGAGGCGCACGAGAACGGATCGATCGAAGGTCCCCATGCCCATCTCAAGCGACGGCTCGATCAGGCCTTACGCCGGCGGGGAAGCCGCGATTTCGTCAGCATCGAGGCCTGGCGCGAGTTCGTTGAGGCGCAGGTCGCCAGACAGAACCGGCGGCATGCTGCGCACATCGATGCAGAACGCAGGGTACTCAAGGCGCTGCCCGCAAGGCGAACCACCGATTTCGCCATGGTCACCGTCGATGTCACCCGCAACGGCACCGTCGCCATCGATCGGGTTACCTATTCGGTGCCTTCCCGCCTCGTCGGACGGCGCCTCAACGCGCATCTCTTTGACGATCGCATTGAGCTCTTCCTCGGTCCGGACAGGGTAATGTCCACGCCGCGTGTGCGGATCAGCCATCCCCACCGGGGGCACAGCATCGATTTCCGGCACATGATCGGTAACCTGCGCCGCAAGCCTGGTGCGCTGCGCAACCTCGTCTACCGCGAAGCCCTGTTCCCCGATCACGCCTACCGGCGGGCCTGGCAAGCCTTCGATGCCCAACTCGATGGACGGCAGGCCTGCCGCGATGCCGTCGCGCTGCTCGATATCGCCGCCAGGGGCGACTGTGTCGACGTGCTGGCCCGGCGGATCGATGAGGCACTCGACAGAGGGCGCTTGCCCGATGTCGATGCGCTCAGGGACGAGTTCCTGCCAACCGCAAGATCGCAGCGCGATGTCACTATCCCGCCTCCCGATCTGCACAGCTACAACAGCTTGATCGCCAGCGGGGAGGTGTACTGA
- a CDS encoding glutaredoxin family protein, producing the protein MVAAAEHAEIYRMVMPHHTCPYGLKALDLLKREGYAVDDHHLTTREETDAFKAKHQVETTPQVFIDGKRVGGYDDLRRFFGKTVRDKNAVTYRPVIALFAMAAAMALAASWAAYGALATVQAAEWFIAIAMCLLALQKLKDVDGFATMFLNYDLLAKRWVRYAYIYPFAEGLAGVLMVAGALMWLSVPVALFIGTVGAVSVYKAVYIDKRELKCACVGGDSNVPLGFVSLTENLMMVAMAVWMLVKPMGVGLGH; encoded by the coding sequence ATGGTCGCAGCCGCCGAACATGCCGAAATCTACCGCATGGTCATGCCCCATCACACGTGCCCCTATGGGCTGAAGGCGCTCGATCTGTTGAAGCGCGAGGGCTACGCGGTCGACGACCATCATCTGACCACGCGCGAGGAAACCGACGCGTTCAAGGCCAAGCACCAGGTCGAGACGACGCCGCAGGTGTTCATCGACGGAAAGCGGGTCGGCGGCTACGACGATCTGCGCCGCTTCTTCGGCAAGACGGTCCGAGACAAGAACGCCGTCACCTATCGTCCCGTCATCGCGCTGTTCGCGATGGCCGCCGCGATGGCGCTGGCGGCGAGCTGGGCGGCCTATGGTGCACTCGCGACCGTCCAAGCGGCAGAATGGTTCATCGCCATCGCTATGTGTCTGCTGGCGCTCCAAAAGCTCAAGGACGTCGACGGGTTCGCGACGATGTTCCTCAACTACGATCTGCTCGCCAAGCGCTGGGTGCGTTACGCCTATATCTATCCGTTCGCGGAAGGGCTGGCGGGCGTGCTGATGGTGGCCGGCGCGCTCATGTGGCTGTCGGTCCCCGTGGCGCTGTTCATCGGCACTGTCGGCGCGGTCTCCGTCTATAAGGCCGTCTATATCGACAAGCGCGAGCTGAAATGCGCCTGCGTCGGCGGCGACAGCAACGTCCCGCTCGGCTTCGTATCGCTGACCGAGAACCTGATGATGGTGGCGATGGCGGTGTGGATGCTGGTCAAGCCGATGGGGGTCGGCCTCGGCCACTAA
- a CDS encoding DUF305 domain-containing protein, with the protein MAQSHSGHESSHSGHGRPYLMFWLNMGLGLVVMYLVMFSMIDGWRDFRNNLNMAYMAVTMWAPMGVFMLATMPGMFPNRKMNLALYALFIVLTAGSYWATRTQTAIDDRQFVASMIPHHSGAILMCREANLADPELVALCGEIRKAQRREIEQMERVGARLR; encoded by the coding sequence ATGGCGCAGAGTCATAGCGGGCACGAGTCAAGCCATAGCGGGCATGGCCGCCCCTATCTGATGTTCTGGCTCAACATGGGCCTCGGCCTTGTCGTCATGTACCTGGTCATGTTCTCGATGATCGACGGGTGGCGCGATTTTCGGAACAACCTCAATATGGCCTATATGGCAGTCACGATGTGGGCGCCGATGGGGGTCTTCATGCTCGCGACCATGCCGGGCATGTTCCCTAATCGAAAGATGAACCTGGCACTGTACGCGCTGTTCATCGTGCTGACGGCGGGTTCCTATTGGGCGACGCGGACGCAAACCGCAATCGACGACAGGCAGTTCGTCGCCTCGATGATCCCGCATCATTCCGGCGCAATCCTGATGTGCCGCGAGGCGAATCTTGCCGATCCTGAGCTGGTCGCGCTGTGTGGCGAAATCCGCAAGGCACAGCGCCGCGAAATCGAACAGATGGAACGGGTCGGAGCACGTTTGAGATAA
- a CDS encoding metalloregulator ArsR/SmtB family transcription factor — translation MNDTAAPVDHDNPEHSLGLSGQGVTTLTETFRLLGDPSRLRILLYCLQSPRSVGDIAKSLNLSQTLVSHHLRLLRGARLVRSERQAKQIFYEVADAHVSTMLIDMASHIVEDHGDD, via the coding sequence ATGAACGACACCGCAGCCCCAGTAGATCACGACAATCCCGAGCATTCCTTGGGGCTGTCTGGTCAAGGTGTAACGACCCTGACTGAAACCTTCAGGCTGCTGGGTGATCCTTCTCGCCTGCGCATCCTGCTTTATTGCTTGCAAAGTCCGCGATCGGTCGGCGACATCGCAAAAAGCCTTAACTTGTCTCAAACGCTGGTGAGCCATCACTTGCGCCTCCTGCGCGGCGCGCGCTTGGTCCGAAGCGAACGGCAAGCCAAGCAGATATTCTATGAAGTGGCCGATGCTCATGTGAGCACCATGCTCATCGATATGGCGAGCCATATTGTTGAGGATCACGGCGACGACTGA
- a CDS encoding MFS transporter gives MADQPNARRNVAVLTAAQALGGASPPIVMSLGGLVGQDLAPDPAWVTFPVSLFGLGLAIGTLPAAFVMRRWGRRNGYVFGALIGIIGGLIAAFGIFSRSFEIFCAGTFAAGFYSSYVQSYRFAAADAAEGAWKAKAISWVMVGGLAGAVVGPQLVIWTRDALGGAPYAGSFLSQALLPVIAIPILLMLRAPRADTGGDSESGGRSLLQILLMPRYMLAVATGVVSYGVMAFVMTAAPVAMVNNGHSVDDAALGIQWHLLAMFAPSFFTGRLMARFGKERVTAIGLILLAASGVVALGGLELSNFWFSLALLGIGWNFSFIGATAMVTDCHSPAERAKAQGANDFMVFGTTALVSFLAGSILHSSGWAAINWLIFPVIVAGLVPLLLRQAGSANAKE, from the coding sequence ATGGCAGACCAACCAAATGCCCGCCGGAATGTCGCCGTCCTTACGGCCGCGCAAGCCTTGGGCGGCGCCAGCCCGCCCATCGTGATGTCGCTCGGTGGGTTGGTTGGTCAAGACCTTGCGCCCGATCCCGCATGGGTGACTTTCCCTGTCAGCCTGTTCGGTCTCGGCCTTGCAATCGGAACGCTACCTGCCGCCTTCGTCATGCGGCGTTGGGGGCGGCGAAATGGCTATGTATTCGGGGCTCTGATCGGGATTATCGGAGGCTTGATCGCCGCATTCGGGATCTTCTCCCGTTCATTTGAGATATTTTGCGCCGGCACCTTCGCTGCCGGCTTCTATAGCTCCTACGTCCAAAGCTATCGTTTCGCGGCCGCGGATGCCGCAGAAGGCGCGTGGAAAGCCAAGGCGATTTCGTGGGTGATGGTGGGTGGCCTTGCCGGTGCTGTCGTGGGGCCTCAACTCGTCATCTGGACGCGAGATGCGCTCGGCGGCGCTCCTTATGCCGGCAGTTTTCTCAGTCAGGCGCTGCTGCCAGTGATCGCTATTCCGATCCTCCTCATGCTACGCGCACCGCGCGCGGATACGGGCGGCGATTCTGAAAGCGGCGGTCGGTCGCTGCTTCAGATATTGTTGATGCCGCGGTACATGTTGGCGGTGGCAACAGGCGTCGTTTCCTACGGCGTCATGGCTTTCGTCATGACCGCCGCACCGGTTGCCATGGTTAACAACGGGCATTCGGTGGACGACGCCGCGCTTGGTATCCAATGGCACCTGCTTGCGATGTTTGCGCCGAGCTTTTTCACCGGCAGGCTGATGGCGCGCTTCGGCAAAGAGAGAGTCACGGCGATTGGCCTCATTCTGCTCGCTGCCTCGGGCGTCGTCGCGCTGGGCGGCTTGGAACTCTCGAACTTCTGGTTCTCGCTAGCCCTGCTCGGGATCGGCTGGAACTTCAGCTTTATCGGTGCGACCGCAATGGTGACAGATTGCCATAGTCCAGCCGAGCGCGCGAAAGCGCAAGGCGCGAACGACTTCATGGTCTTTGGGACCACTGCCCTCGTTTCCTTCCTTGCTGGCTCGATCCTGCACAGCTCCGGTTGGGCCGCGATAAACTGGTTGATCTTCCCTGTGATCGTCGCGGGCCTTGTTCCCCTACTGCTTCGACAAGCTGGCTCCGCGAACGCTAAGGAGTGA
- a CDS encoding four-helix bundle copper-binding protein: MSHSANQSCIDACNACADACDHCTSACLQEANCTAMARCIQMTIDCAALCRLAASFLARGSDHAKALCELCAAVCDACAAECGKHQHQHCQDCAAACRRCAEECRRMIGA, translated from the coding sequence ATGTCTCATTCTGCGAATCAATCCTGTATCGACGCCTGCAACGCCTGCGCCGATGCTTGCGATCACTGCACCTCTGCTTGTCTGCAAGAGGCCAACTGCACCGCGATGGCCCGCTGCATTCAGATGACGATCGACTGCGCCGCGCTGTGCCGGCTCGCGGCGAGTTTCCTGGCACGCGGCAGCGACCATGCGAAGGCGCTGTGCGAGCTTTGCGCGGCGGTCTGCGACGCCTGCGCAGCCGAGTGCGGCAAGCATCAGCACCAGCACTGCCAGGACTGCGCGGCGGCCTGCCGGCGCTGCGCCGAGGAATGCCGCCGCATGATCGGCGCCTGA
- the istB gene encoding IS21-like element helper ATPase IstB has translation MTRTKDQAAAVLPTLLKALRLPSINRNWKRLTDTADRDGWPAANLLASLLEIEMADRSSRRIQRHRDQSGLPAGKTFATFDFDAAPGIRKPHLLSLAAGDDWIESGGNLLLFGQSGTGKTHAVAAIGHALIDTGRRVLFCSTTDMVQKLQSARRDLSLPAMLDKLDKFDLIVLDDLSYVRKDQVETSALFELIAHRYERHSLAITANQPFSAWDNVFPDPAMTVAAIDRLVHHSIIIEMNGESYRKRSAVARINAGDYDPPNGAPDRPS, from the coding sequence ATGACCCGCACCAAGGACCAGGCCGCCGCCGTGCTGCCTACCCTGCTCAAGGCCTTGCGCCTGCCGAGTATCAACCGCAACTGGAAGCGCCTCACCGACACCGCCGATCGCGATGGCTGGCCGGCCGCCAACCTGCTGGCCTCGCTTCTCGAGATCGAGATGGCCGATCGCTCCTCCCGGCGCATCCAGCGCCATCGCGACCAGTCCGGCTTGCCCGCAGGCAAGACCTTCGCCACCTTCGATTTCGACGCAGCCCCCGGCATCCGCAAACCGCACCTCTTGTCCCTCGCCGCCGGTGACGACTGGATCGAGAGCGGCGGCAACCTGCTGCTGTTCGGCCAGAGCGGGACCGGCAAGACGCACGCAGTTGCTGCCATTGGTCATGCCCTCATCGACACGGGGCGGCGCGTCCTGTTCTGCTCCACCACCGACATGGTCCAGAAGCTCCAGTCCGCGCGCCGCGACCTCAGCCTACCCGCCATGCTCGACAAGCTCGACAAGTTCGATCTCATCGTGCTCGACGATCTGTCCTACGTCCGCAAGGACCAGGTCGAGACCAGCGCCTTGTTCGAGCTCATCGCCCACCGCTACGAACGCCACTCGCTCGCCATTACCGCCAACCAGCCATTTTCGGCATGGGACAACGTCTTCCCTGATCCCGCTATGACTGTCGCCGCGATCGACCGCCTCGTGCACCACTCGATCATCATCGAGATGAACGGCGAAAGCTACCGCAAACGTTCCGCCGTCGCCCGTATCAACGCCGGCGATTACGACCCGCCGAATGGCGCCCCGGACCGGCCATCATAA